The Paenibacillus sp. FSL H7-0357 nucleotide sequence AGCAAGAGCTTGCACAAGCTTGGGCAGCACATCCCAACAAGGACAAAATTATAGACTACGCGCATATCTTACCCTACGGGCTCCAAGTGGAGTGGACGATCGCTTACAATGAAAAGGGCCTGCTCAGTCTGTACGCGGATACTTATCAATATATGGGCGAATCCAAGCAGGACAAAAGCATCCGGTACAGCTGGACCTTCGATCTCGCCACAGGAGAGGAGCTGTCACTGCAGCAGCTTGCAGGGAATAATCCGAATTACCAGACACAGATTAATCAGTATATTAACCTGAAGATTGCTTCCGGGGAAGCAGGCCCTTTCGCACCGCTTCAGTTTCCGGGAATCGAAACCTCCAGTACTGGCTGGTATCTGCTGGATGGACGGATTGTTGTATATGTGCAGCAAGACGCTGCTAATTTCATTCATGATGGAATTTTTGAAATACGAATACCGGTCTCCCGAATTTCTGGAATGGAGAATTGACATATCGCAAATTATCGATATAATAAACTTCATGAAACCTATAGATGTTTTTAAAGCGTTGTCCAATGAATCGCGGATTCAAATCCTGCAATGGCTCAAGGAGCCTGATGTTCATTTTACGCCCCATGAAGGGATTGATATGACGGAAACCGGGGTATGTGTCAGTCAAATTACCGATAAGCTGAATATGACCCAATCAACAGCCTCCCAGTATCTTTCGATACTGCAGAGAGCAGGGCTTATTACTACCAAACGTATTGGCAAATTTACGTATTACCAAAGGGATGAAGAAGCGATTCTCAATATGGCTGAATACATGAAGCAAGAAATGTAAGGCACAAACTGAGTTCTTGATCTAAGAATTCGGTTTTGTTTTAATTTAACAATTCGATAATTCGTAATATGTAGATTTTTTCATGATTAATCACATCTATAATTCGCGATATATCTTTATATATAACAACAACTTAGGAGCTGAACATTACATATGTCTACGAACTGGAAGATATACACACTCGCCATCATTAGTTTTTTAGTCGGAACCTCGGAATACATTTTATCCGGTATTTTAGATAAGGTTTCACTTTCGTTTGGTGTATCGCTAGCGTCTGCAGGTCAACTGATTACGATTTTCTCACTGGTATATGCGCTTTGCACACCTATGCTTATGGCTTTGACAGCAAGCATGGACCGCCGCAAATTAATCGTCTCTGCACTCGGTGTATTTGTTGTATCCAACATTCTTGCTTTCGTGCTGCCTGGGTATGGACTATTCGTGGCTGCACGCATCCTGATGGCGCTTGGAGCCGGAGTAGTCGTGGTTACGGCCTTAAATATTGCTGCCAAAATCGCTCCTGAAGGCAAACAGGCCAGCTCCATCGCAACGGTCGTGATGGGATTTACGGCATCGCTTATTATCGGAGTCCCTCTGGGACGGATGACCGCGGATATCCTGGGTTGGAAGTTTGTGTTTGGCGGAATTGCTCTGCTGGGCATCTTGGCAATGATCATTCTCTCGTTCACCATACCGAATATTAAAGGAGATTCACCTGTACCGCTGCGTAAGCAATTAGCACTGCTGAAAAAGCCAAAAGTAGCACTCGGGTTGTCCATTTCTTTCTTCTGGCTTGGCGGTTATTCTATCGCTTATACGTATCTGTCACCGTTCCTGCTCAAAGTATCAGGTATAAGCAGCGGTTACATCAGCGGGGCTTTGCTGGCTTTTGGGATCGCCAGTATGATTGGCTCAAAGGTTGGCGGCTACAGTACAGACCGCTGGGGAGTACACCGTACCTTATTCAGTGGAATGGCGCTTCATATCGTAATGCTGCTCTTGTTAGCTGTAGTTAAGGACTCTTTGGCCGGAGTATTGGCCGTATTGGTATTGTGGTCATTTGCTGCCTGGTCATCCGGACCCACACAGCAATATTATTTAACAACGATTGAGCCTGAAGCCTCTGGGGTTATGCTAGGTCTGAATCAGTCCATGATGCAGCTCGCGATGGCTGCCGGAGCGGGGCTCGGCGGCATAGCCATCAATCAAGTTGCTTTGTCCTCCATTACATGGTTCGGTGCTGCCGGCGTTGCCCTGGCGATTATTGCTGCTTTTACGCTTTACCGTCTGGATTCCGCACATCAATTGACAGCCTGCTCATTAGAATCTTATAATGAAATGACTTAAACGTATAAGTTGACCTTTTAATATTAATTTATAAGGAGAGATTATTATGGAACTGGCAGCATTTATCCACGAACCGAAGGGGGCATTTTCCTATGCGGTTAATCAGGAGACCCTTCATATCCGTATCAAGACCAAAAGAGATGATATTCAAGCCGTTAAGCTTCTTCCTATTGACCCGTACAACTGGAAGCCTGTAAGCAAAGGTTCACATGTGTGGGAGTTTGCAGTAAAAACCATACAGCCTGTGGAGATGAAGAAGGAATATGTTACCCGTCTGCATGATTGCTGGTTTGCAGAGGTGCCGGGGTTCAAATGGAGCAGAATCCGCTATGGCTTTATATTGGATGACGGGCAGGAGCTGTGTTTTGCCGGATCCCATAGCTTCATCCCGCTGCAGGAAGACTCGCCGCCGCCTGCCGACCATACGAATTATTTCAACTATCCCTATATTCTCGAAGATGATCTTTATAGGGCACCCGCTTGGGTAAGGGATACCGTGTGGTATCAGATTTTCCCGGACCGGTTCAACAGGGGAGCTGCCGGAGAACAGGATAATCTGCTCGCTTGGGGCAGCGATGAAATGGACGGCCCTGAGAAGAAATTTGGCGGGGATCTGCAGGGCGTGACAGAGAAGCTGGATTATATCCGGGGTCTTGGTTGTGATGGGATTTACTTTACGCCTATCTTTGAGTCACCTAGCTCGCATAAATACGACACCAAAGATTATTTCCGGATCGACCCCCAGTTTGGCGACAATGAGAGCTTTGGATTGCTGGTGGAGGAGGCGCACAAGCGGGGCATTAAAGTGATGCTGGATGCCGTGTTCAACCACTGCGGGCATGAGCATCCCTTCTGGCAGGATGTATTGAAGAATGGACAAGACTCGCTCTACTTTGATTACTTTTATATTATGGACCCGGACAAACCTGTGGTATCAAATTCTATGGCGGCTACGGCGGATGACGATGATTTGGGAGCACATCTGAACTACCGGACTTTTGGATTTGCCGAAAATATGCCAAAATGGAATACAGAAAATGCAGAAGCAAGAGAGTACCTGCTGAGTGTAGCGGTGTATTGGACTGAGCGATATAATATAGACGGCTGGCGGCTGGATGTTGCCAATGAAGTGCCCCATGATTTCTGGCGGGAATTCCGCAAAAAAATCAAAGGCATTAACAAAGAGATCTATATTCTCGGTGAAAACTGGTTTTACTCCAACCCTTGGCTACAGGGCGACCAGTTCGATTCGGTTATGAACTATGAGTTCACGGCAGCAGTTACCCGTTTCTTCGGGGTCCATCTTCAGAATCAGGAACGGTTTACAGCAGCAGATTTTGTATATGCGATTAACGGGCTGCTCGTCAGCTATCCCAAACCTGTGATGCAAAATATGTTCAACCTGCTGGACAGCCATGATACCGCACGAGTTCTCCACATCTGCGGGGACAATGCAGAACTGGTGAAGCTAGCCTATGTCTTCCAGCTTACGTACGGTGGTTCCCCAAGCATTTATTATGGTGGCGAAGTGGGTCTGGGTGGGGATGAACACCACAACCGGCAATGTATGCCGTGGGATACTGCGAAGCAAAACCAGGATCTCTATCAGACCATCCGCCGGTTGATTGAATTAAGAAAGCAATACAACGTGTTCAAGGAAACTGATATCTCATGGCTGTCCATTGATGATGAGACCGGAAGCTTGATTTATTCAAAAGAATCACAAGGCAGCACACTGTATGTGCTGATTCATAATTCACCGGTGGCGGCAAGCCTCAACCTTCCCGTTGAACTGAAGGATCAGGTGCTTCAGGACATTTTTGCCGGAGAATCCGTTCGCTTATCAGATGAAATCAGCATGGAACCTTACTCCTTCCGGTTGCTGGTTCAATAAAGTGAAACGTAATTATTATGGAGGTTAATGTTAATGAATGCAGAGGGCAAACCAGCTATTCTAGAATCGATGACAATGTTTGTACCACAAGACGCCAATCGCGGCATTTCTTTTACCAATAAGGAAGCGGCCTTTTACTTCACTCAATCGCACCTGACGAATCATCCGGAGCATGCCCATTTTGAAGGATTCAATGTGGCCAAGAACAGAATTTTCGGCGGATATTCTCTATATATAGATAAGCAAAAGCTAGATAATCAAAAGTCGGATGTCTGGGTGTATCCCTATAAAATGCTTCGCAAACACGGGGAACTGACCGAAGAGCTCTGGATGTTTGATTATAAAAATGTAATAGAAGTAAGTCTGGAAGGCGGCTCCGGGCAGGCTGCCGGAATTGTCATAAACGGTGAGAATGTTGAATGTATAGCACTAAATCATCAGATTGCTTTGTTTGCCTCCATGGAGGGAGACTGGATTATTGCTGTAAGCTCCAAGAACATCCAGCCGCTGTCTATGGACAACGGGATTGTAACCAGCTCTGGCAACTCAGACGGCTTTTACATTGCGGTTGGCAAATCGGCCGCTGAGGCAACTGCCTTGATTCAGGATGCCCAGAAACATGCTGTCCGCTGGAAAGCGGATCGTGTGAAGCGGATGGAAGACTTTTTGAACCATAATGTATATGTGGATTCCAGCTCGGAGTCGCTCACCCTTGCGCTGAATTGGCTGAATCTCACGATGGATCAATTGGTGACAAGGCAGCAGGGAGAGGGGATTTACGCCGGTCTGCCCTGGTTCAATGAGTACTGGGGGCGCGATCAATTTATTGCTCTTCCGGGTGCAGCGCTCGTTAGCGGACAATTTGAGACGGCCAAGCATATCCTGCTATCTTTTGCGGAATTTCAGGATACGGAGGAGTCGTCCAGAACTT carries:
- a CDS encoding glycoside hydrolase family 13 protein, producing MELAAFIHEPKGAFSYAVNQETLHIRIKTKRDDIQAVKLLPIDPYNWKPVSKGSHVWEFAVKTIQPVEMKKEYVTRLHDCWFAEVPGFKWSRIRYGFILDDGQELCFAGSHSFIPLQEDSPPPADHTNYFNYPYILEDDLYRAPAWVRDTVWYQIFPDRFNRGAAGEQDNLLAWGSDEMDGPEKKFGGDLQGVTEKLDYIRGLGCDGIYFTPIFESPSSHKYDTKDYFRIDPQFGDNESFGLLVEEAHKRGIKVMLDAVFNHCGHEHPFWQDVLKNGQDSLYFDYFYIMDPDKPVVSNSMAATADDDDLGAHLNYRTFGFAENMPKWNTENAEAREYLLSVAVYWTERYNIDGWRLDVANEVPHDFWREFRKKIKGINKEIYILGENWFYSNPWLQGDQFDSVMNYEFTAAVTRFFGVHLQNQERFTAADFVYAINGLLVSYPKPVMQNMFNLLDSHDTARVLHICGDNAELVKLAYVFQLTYGGSPSIYYGGEVGLGGDEHHNRQCMPWDTAKQNQDLYQTIRRLIELRKQYNVFKETDISWLSIDDETGSLIYSKESQGSTLYVLIHNSPVAASLNLPVELKDQVLQDIFAGESVRLSDEISMEPYSFRLLVQ
- a CDS encoding ArsR/SmtB family transcription factor is translated as MKPIDVFKALSNESRIQILQWLKEPDVHFTPHEGIDMTETGVCVSQITDKLNMTQSTASQYLSILQRAGLITTKRIGKFTYYQRDEEAILNMAEYMKQEM
- a CDS encoding MFS transporter, which encodes MSTNWKIYTLAIISFLVGTSEYILSGILDKVSLSFGVSLASAGQLITIFSLVYALCTPMLMALTASMDRRKLIVSALGVFVVSNILAFVLPGYGLFVAARILMALGAGVVVVTALNIAAKIAPEGKQASSIATVVMGFTASLIIGVPLGRMTADILGWKFVFGGIALLGILAMIILSFTIPNIKGDSPVPLRKQLALLKKPKVALGLSISFFWLGGYSIAYTYLSPFLLKVSGISSGYISGALLAFGIASMIGSKVGGYSTDRWGVHRTLFSGMALHIVMLLLLAVVKDSLAGVLAVLVLWSFAAWSSGPTQQYYLTTIEPEASGVMLGLNQSMMQLAMAAGAGLGGIAINQVALSSITWFGAAGVALAIIAAFTLYRLDSAHQLTACSLESYNEMT